In the Brassica napus cultivar Da-Ae chromosome A7, Da-Ae, whole genome shotgun sequence genome, one interval contains:
- the LOC106356546 gene encoding protein SHORT INTERNODES, producing the protein MAGFFSLGNGTGVDGGGSRQDATTTNTNNNSSPSGNESWLWCRNPNSNANAGCGDIAPSYKGTLELWQHSNNQQIIFQQQQQQRLNLYTSAAGLGVGPSNRSLIEASGGEASGLTMMRSGGGGGGPSCQDCGNQAKKDCAHMRCRTCCKSRGLECPTHVKSTWVPAAKRRERQQQLASSQHPQGENVPKRPREHFPVPAKSTSLVCTHNTLGLQVGNFPPEISSSATFQCVRVSSVDEGEDEYAYKTAVSIGGHVFKGILYDQGPAERSSSDGGSQPLNLITAGPSASSSSAKVSCNNGVVGSTSDHYIDPASLNYPTSNNSFITGTHFFSNPRS; encoded by the exons ATGGCAGGCTTTTTCTCGCTAGGCAACGGCACAGGAGTAGATGGAGGAGGAAGCCGCCAAGACGCCACTACTActaatacaaataataattcTTCTCCATCCGGAAACGAATCTTGGCTCTGGTGCAGAAACCCTAACTCAAACGCAAACGCTGGGTGTGGTGATATCGCTCCTTCTTACAAAGGAACACTTGAGTTATGGCAACACTCAAACAATCAACAAATCATTttccagcagcagcagcaacaaagGCTGAATCTCTACACTTCCGCTGCTGGTTTAGGCGTTGGTCCAAGCAACCGGAGCTTAATTGAAGCTTCCGGCGGTGAAGCCTCCGGTTTAACGATGATGAGAAGTGGTGGCGGCGGCGGCGGACCCAGCTGCCAGGACTGTGGGAACCAAGCTAAGAAAGATTGCGCTCACATGAGGTGCAGGACTTGCTGCAAGAGCCGAGGCCTTGAGTGTCCCACTCACGTGAAAAGCACGTGGGTTCCTGCCGCCAAACGCCGGGAACGCCAACAGCAGCTTGCCTCCTCTCAGCATCCGCAAGGTGAGAACGTTCCTAAACGGCCGAGAGAGCATTTCCCAGTCCCAGCAAAATCTACTTCCCTTGTGTGCACTCATAACACCTTAG GGCTACAGGTTGGAAATTTTCCACCGGAAATTAGCTCATCTGCAACTTTCCAGTGTGTGCGTGTGAGTTCGGTTGATGAGGGAGAAGATGAATATGCATACAAAACAGCTGTGAGTATAGGCGGTCACGTATTCAAAGGTATTCTCTACGACCAAGGTCCGGCCGAGAGAAGCTCCTCGGACGGTGGATCTCAGCCGTTGAATCTCATAACCGCAGGGCCATCGGCCTCCTCGTCAAGCGCAAAGGTGAGCTGCAACAATGGAGTCGTTGGCTCCACTTCAGATCATTACATTGATCCTGCCTCACTTAATTATCCTACCTCCAACAACAGTTTCATCACTGGTACACACTTCTTCTCCAACCCTAGATCTTGA